A part of Brevinematia bacterium genomic DNA contains:
- the pstA gene encoding phosphate ABC transporter permease PstA, with product MTQGGISQTLVRRTNLEENRSLKRLKSRYKVEDTLTRFLLGFSVVLIVLIFVIILTTIFIGGYQKITWDFLTGAPEKGMTEGGIFPGIIGTVLLVLVMSIFCIPVGVITAIYLSEYANKESYFYKIVYFSISTLAGIPGIILGLFGLSFFVITLGGTIDNLFYGGKLTWGKPALIWAGLTMAVLTMPVVIVSVKEALESVPETLKEAAFSLGATKYETVFKVVLPRAMTGVLTGSILAVSRGSGEVAPILFTGVAYYLPYLPSSLTDQFMELGYHIYIMATQSVDVDATMPIQFGTTLVLLVLTFMLNLFAIFLRGRLRKTKNI from the coding sequence ATGACCCAAGGAGGAATTTCTCAAACTCTTGTTAGGAGAACAAACCTAGAAGAAAACAGAAGTTTAAAGAGACTAAAGAGTAGGTATAAGGTAGAAGATACTCTAACACGCTTCTTACTGGGTTTTTCAGTAGTATTGATAGTGTTAATCTTTGTGATTATTTTGACAACTATATTCATTGGTGGTTATCAAAAGATAACGTGGGACTTTTTAACCGGGGCTCCAGAGAAAGGCATGACGGAAGGAGGAATATTCCCGGGAATAATTGGGACTGTGCTACTTGTGCTAGTAATGTCTATCTTCTGTATTCCTGTTGGGGTGATTACTGCAATCTATCTTAGTGAGTATGCTAATAAAGAATCTTACTTTTATAAGATAGTGTATTTTTCAATTAGCACTCTAGCTGGCATTCCGGGTATAATCTTGGGGCTGTTTGGTTTATCGTTTTTTGTCATTACCCTGGGAGGAACGATAGACAATCTCTTTTACGGTGGTAAGCTTACTTGGGGCAAACCTGCACTTATATGGGCTGGCCTTACCATGGCAGTTTTGACAATGCCGGTTGTTATAGTGTCCGTAAAAGAAGCGTTAGAATCGGTTCCAGAAACACTTAAAGAAGCTGCTTTCTCATTGGGGGCAACTAAGTACGAGACCGTATTTAAAGTGGTATTACCTAGGGCAATGACGGGAGTTCTTACTGGAAGTATCCTTGCGGTATCTAGGGGAAGTGGGGAGGTTGCACCTATTCTTTTCACAGGTGTTGCCTACTATCTGCCCTACTTACCAAGCTCACTAACAGATCAGTTTATGGAATTAGGATACCACATATACATAATGGCTACACAGTCTGTGGATGTGGATGCAACCATGCCAATTCAGTTTGGAACCACGCTAGTCTTACTTGTACTAACATTTATGTTAAATCTGTTTGCTATATTCTTAAGAGGAAGACTAAGGAAAACAAAAAATATATAA
- the pstB gene encoding phosphate ABC transporter ATP-binding protein PstB, with protein sequence MANLYSEGKKAEKIIISIKSLNFWYGETRALKDINMNIVKNKVTALIGPSGCGKTTLLRTLNKMYKLLDGVRIEGEIILEGKNILDDSSMDDFELRSKVGMVFQKPNPFYTSVYNNVAFGPRLRGIKKKSTLDEIVEDSLKRAGLWEEVKDRLHKSALSLSGGQQQRLCIARALAVKPEILLMDEPTSALDPVSTARIEDLIVELSQSYTVVIVTHNMQQASRISDYTGFMLLGELVEFDETEKIFTSPSDKRTEDYINGRFG encoded by the coding sequence ATGGCTAACTTATACAGCGAAGGTAAGAAGGCCGAAAAGATAATAATAAGCATAAAATCCCTGAACTTTTGGTATGGAGAAACAAGAGCTTTAAAGGACATAAACATGAACATCGTGAAGAACAAGGTAACTGCACTGATTGGGCCTTCAGGTTGTGGTAAAACAACACTGCTAAGAACCTTAAACAAGATGTATAAGCTACTTGATGGAGTAAGAATAGAAGGTGAGATAATTTTGGAAGGCAAGAACATACTAGATGATAGCTCCATGGATGACTTTGAACTAAGGAGCAAAGTAGGAATGGTGTTTCAAAAACCTAATCCGTTTTATACCTCAGTATACAATAATGTTGCCTTTGGTCCAAGGCTAAGAGGGATCAAGAAGAAAAGCACTTTGGATGAGATTGTGGAAGATTCCCTTAAAAGAGCAGGACTGTGGGAAGAAGTGAAAGATAGACTGCATAAATCTGCTCTCTCACTTTCTGGAGGACAACAGCAGAGACTTTGTATAGCAAGAGCACTGGCAGTAAAACCCGAAATACTTCTTATGGACGAACCAACATCTGCGTTAGATCCCGTATCAACAGCAAGGATAGAAGATCTCATAGTTGAACTCTCTCAGAGCTATACTGTGGTGATAGTAACTCATAATATGCAACAGGCGTCCAGAATATCAGACTATACAGGCTTTATGCTTTTAGGCGAACTTGTGGAGTTTGACGAAACAGAAAAGATATTTACCTCACCTTCTGACAAAAGAACCGAAGATTATATAAACGGCAGGTTTGGTTAG
- the phoU gene encoding phosphate signaling complex protein PhoU, which translates to MIRLEREVNQIEEDLINVASMITEMLYEAVKGLKKFDQKKCEKVIKNDEKVDQMEISIESKIIRAIALYQPEGEILRKLVMAIKMNKDLERIGDHSVNIASNTIKSLSIGKIEIPEEIESIFNTLTIMINKTVRAFIDHNSDMAREVITMDREIDMLRDKGVRRIIEEAEKDRDMEKTLLLILAFKDLERIGDLLTNICEDIVYIIEGKMIEHMYK; encoded by the coding sequence ATGATAAGGCTGGAAAGAGAGGTTAACCAAATAGAAGAGGACCTAATTAATGTAGCTTCAATGATAACTGAAATGCTTTACGAGGCAGTGAAAGGTCTAAAGAAGTTTGATCAGAAAAAATGCGAGAAGGTAATAAAAAACGACGAAAAGGTTGACCAAATGGAAATAAGTATAGAAAGCAAAATAATAAGAGCAATAGCTCTCTATCAGCCAGAGGGAGAGATACTAAGGAAATTAGTAATGGCAATAAAGATGAACAAGGATCTTGAGAGAATTGGTGACCATAGTGTGAACATTGCAAGCAACACCATCAAATCTCTTAGTATAGGAAAGATAGAAATTCCCGAAGAGATAGAGTCTATCTTCAACACCTTAACAATCATGATAAACAAAACAGTTAGAGCTTTCATAGACCACAATTCTGACATGGCAAGAGAGGTAATAACCATGGATAGGGAAATTGACATGCTTAGAGACAAAGGAGTAAGAAGAATCATAGAAGAGGCAGAAAAGGACCGAGATATGGAGAAAACTCTCCTTCTTATCCTCGCATTCAAGGATCTTGAGAGAATAGGAGATCTACTAACAAACATATGCGAGGATATAGTGTACATAATTGAAGGCAAAATGATAGAGCATATGTATAAGTAG
- a CDS encoding 1-deoxy-D-xylulose-5-phosphate reductoisomerase: protein MRKLAIFGSTGSVGEKVLEVVRIFPEDFLVKALGVRRNIDKVLEQAKEFSPKYVYVDEPPESISVSTENLGCEVLTGHEGIVKICNDEEIDTVVVAVDGFSGVFPTVEAIKGGKRVLTANKESIFMWGYEIMNLARENNLEVIPLDSEHNTIFNLVSRVGKENVERYIITASGGPFLNKPLQELEKITISEVMCHPNWKMGKIVTFNSATMFNKVLEVFEAHIFFGTSIEDIEVVIHPESRIHSMVLLKDGTVWTIYYRPDMIFPVASAMFYPRIPRLLDKSVKGESPVGNNIRFLEVDVSRFPLMSIVKDLQTSERKRRISLNVANEICISLFEDGTIRFNQIPWILMKVFYDFSPSRDVGISENLKNEMKEVELEVRNFILQFIQ from the coding sequence ATGAGAAAGCTAGCCATATTCGGCTCAACGGGATCGGTAGGAGAAAAAGTTCTAGAGGTTGTCAGAATTTTTCCGGAAGATTTTTTGGTGAAAGCCTTGGGAGTAAGGAGAAACATAGATAAGGTTTTGGAACAAGCAAAAGAATTTAGTCCCAAGTATGTCTATGTGGATGAACCACCAGAGAGCATAAGTGTAAGTACGGAAAACCTTGGATGTGAAGTCTTAACGGGACACGAAGGAATAGTTAAGATATGTAATGATGAAGAGATAGACACAGTAGTAGTTGCAGTAGATGGATTTTCGGGAGTTTTTCCTACTGTTGAAGCCATAAAGGGTGGAAAGAGAGTATTGACTGCTAATAAAGAGAGCATTTTTATGTGGGGATACGAGATAATGAATCTTGCGAGAGAAAATAACCTAGAAGTAATACCCCTAGATAGCGAACATAATACAATATTCAACTTGGTCTCCAGAGTTGGGAAAGAAAACGTAGAGAGATACATTATTACTGCTTCAGGAGGGCCATTCCTGAATAAGCCCCTGCAAGAACTTGAAAAGATAACCATTTCTGAGGTTATGTGTCACCCTAACTGGAAGATGGGGAAAATTGTTACATTTAACAGTGCTACAATGTTTAACAAGGTCTTGGAAGTTTTTGAAGCACATATATTCTTTGGAACTAGCATAGAAGACATAGAGGTTGTAATTCATCCAGAGTCAAGGATTCATAGCATGGTATTACTTAAGGACGGAACTGTGTGGACTATATATTACAGACCTGATATGATATTCCCAGTAGCAAGTGCTATGTTCTATCCAAGGATACCAAGACTATTGGATAAGTCAGTTAAGGGTGAATCTCCAGTAGGAAACAACATAAGATTCCTTGAGGTAGATGTCTCAAGGTTTCCTCTGATGTCTATAGTAAAAGATCTGCAAACGTCGGAGAGAAAAAGAAGAATTTCACTTAATGTAGCCAATGAAATATGTATATCCCTGTTTGAGGATGGAACTATAAGGTTCAACCAGATACCATGGATTCTAATGAAAGTTTTCTACGATTTCTCACCCTCAAGAGATGTAGGAATATCTGAAAACCTCAAGAATGAAATGAAAGAAGTTGAGTTGGAAGTAAGGAATTTCATACTACAGTTTATTCAGTAA
- a CDS encoding PilZ domain-containing protein: MEEKQSRLRASRVPVNIEAVYEFKRMKGRCTILDISETGMKVEVRQIFVPGDMIKIVFPIMYEGKPFTIEAWCIVRNSSGNEIGVEYDELSNENKRRLIAYVENLLLRHGKGKYETY, encoded by the coding sequence ATGGAGGAAAAGCAGAGTAGACTTAGAGCTTCAAGAGTACCTGTAAATATAGAGGCAGTATACGAATTTAAGAGGATGAAGGGTAGATGTACTATCCTTGACATTTCGGAAACTGGGATGAAGGTAGAGGTTAGGCAAATATTTGTCCCTGGGGACATGATAAAGATTGTCTTTCCAATAATGTACGAAGGAAAACCCTTTACCATTGAAGCTTGGTGCATAGTCAGAAACAGCAGTGGAAACGAAATAGGTGTTGAATATGATGAACTTTCTAATGAAAACAAGAGAAGGCTTATAGCTTATGTAGAAAATCTCCTTCTACGCCACGGTAAGGGCAAATACGAGACTTACTGA
- the purF gene encoding amidophosphoribosyltransferase gives MNKDLKEKCGIIAIHGQTDEITQKAYILMNSLQHRGQEGTGIAFYSQGEFHRLVVRGLVKDLFSVEIQKIREATSLIGHIRYSTTGSDDISNLQPFVSKTIDGKTIALAHNGNVTNALEVRNSLMREGHTFFTTTDSEVVLHHIVKEYNKSLDIQHSVESAIRTFEGAFSIVLLFDDSVIAFRDRYGFRPLVFGKDGKTWFFASEDTALRSIDIFEYEEVLPGEVVFVSKEGMHRKRVVGEESFNHCIFELVYFAKPSSNVFNQSVYSFRYRCGEKLAEYDKGERFDGVIPVPDSGLIAGMGYSKKKGIPMIMGLIRSHFTGRSFIQPSQSMRDGVVKTKFFVPTDVVRGKKLVLIDDSIVRGTTMRRIVELLKKNGVREIHLRVASPPVKSPCYFGIDFPSTEELIANQKTISEIRRYLNVESIKYLKLNDMMELVEGNENFCNSCFSGKYRVKVKHLSKDIFETEK, from the coding sequence ATGAACAAAGACCTAAAAGAGAAATGTGGAATTATTGCAATTCATGGACAGACTGATGAGATCACACAAAAGGCATACATACTAATGAACTCACTACAACACAGAGGGCAAGAAGGAACAGGTATAGCATTTTACTCTCAGGGAGAATTTCACAGACTGGTAGTTAGGGGGCTTGTTAAGGATCTTTTCTCAGTAGAAATTCAGAAAATAAGAGAAGCTACAAGTCTAATAGGGCATATTAGGTATTCAACCACAGGTTCGGATGATATATCAAACTTGCAACCCTTCGTTTCTAAGACAATTGATGGGAAAACAATAGCGCTTGCACACAATGGTAATGTAACGAACGCGCTTGAGGTTAGAAATTCTCTGATGAGAGAAGGGCACACTTTTTTTACTACAACTGACAGCGAAGTAGTTTTGCACCACATTGTGAAGGAATACAATAAAAGTCTAGACATACAACACTCGGTTGAAAGTGCTATTAGGACGTTTGAGGGAGCGTTTTCTATAGTTTTGCTTTTTGATGATAGTGTTATAGCATTTAGGGACAGATATGGCTTTAGGCCATTAGTTTTTGGAAAAGATGGTAAAACCTGGTTTTTTGCTTCTGAAGATACAGCACTTAGGAGTATAGATATTTTTGAGTATGAAGAGGTTCTGCCGGGTGAGGTTGTGTTTGTAAGTAAGGAGGGGATGCACAGAAAAAGAGTAGTTGGAGAAGAAAGTTTCAACCATTGTATATTTGAGCTTGTGTATTTCGCAAAACCGTCAAGTAATGTTTTCAATCAAAGTGTATATAGTTTCAGATACAGGTGTGGAGAGAAACTAGCAGAGTATGACAAAGGTGAGAGGTTTGACGGGGTGATTCCTGTTCCTGACTCGGGATTAATAGCAGGCATGGGGTACTCGAAGAAAAAGGGAATTCCTATGATTATGGGACTGATAAGGAGTCACTTTACAGGTAGATCTTTCATCCAACCTTCTCAGAGTATGAGAGATGGGGTTGTAAAAACTAAATTTTTTGTGCCCACGGATGTAGTTAGGGGCAAGAAATTGGTTCTGATAGATGACTCAATTGTAAGGGGAACAACGATGAGAAGAATTGTTGAACTGTTGAAGAAGAACGGAGTAAGGGAAATACACCTTAGGGTTGCTTCACCACCCGTAAAATCTCCTTGCTATTTTGGTATAGATTTTCCTTCAACTGAAGAGCTTATAGCAAATCAGAAAACCATTAGCGAAATTAGGAGATACTTGAATGTTGAGAGTATAAAATATTTAAAATTGAACGATATGATGGAATTGGTGGAGGGGAACGAAAATTTCTGTAATTCTTGTTTCTCAGGAAAATATAGGGTAAAGGTGAAGCACCTAAGTAAAGATATCTTTGAGACTGAAAAGTGA
- a CDS encoding AAA family ATPase, translating into MPVFLKKVELFGFKSFADRSKIEFNSPVTAIIGPNGSGKSNIIDAIRWVLGESSSKALRGNTFEDIIFAGSQYRPSLSVAEVSLLFDNTTRILPIPIDEVEILKRYYRSGEGKILINKQEVRVKDVVNLFLGTGFGKEGFSIIGQGEIEKLVVGTPQEKRDYVDELLGLSKVKFKKKEAEKRLLEVNSNLTTLIARFESIEKDYNRLKIELEKLNIYRKLSEKLEHLEKLLSLLKVIHYQQELTPLLLEREAIEKEIKSLNDKLQEFTNSLSYLDTLLQEENNLLSIKREELNEVEKLIKSKELEKKSLETKIEMSKRTIDIYTSSITKELQRKEELEKEKLLLLETIEKLSNEATEIQHHTHELKETIKNTETEKGELENQKEKLLSKVESIKTIISKIDTLSKETNWLYSKKEELIKSKAELSTLIQEIEKSLNETKAERDRIVLEIENLRQEADTISPELSRKLLNIKTLEDKANEIQTLISNLSKQSERMFQEFSNNISSSAIKIGEFISQVDLTSQQITNICEIILSQKLEQQEIKIKVEEIKQLSTTLYEKIKTLPYLSTATEFISKKIEIDENILSLRKSFEEIQEKIYVQKDEISELREKQKRTEIILSTKEQELTKNEKLIESLQKELKDKLQKLESLDKDLKQILSDIQSLQLDSANILTKLSNLDIDSSNTPSEEKTTEPDLSQLKPYLEEKLKALSLKEIEEKIKEKDILISHKRSELLQLETKNTIIHSDIKSSRERIRKIEEETEKIKEFTTAKQKDILTEEENIKNYQILLENLTLTLEELSNQRDNLLKVVSEKSLNIKELNQKYRETTNKKEEISKKVSQLEKQLLLTEEKIKSLQNNIETTNLQLAEKYGLTIKEIENLFSQEELGKSLEEITKETLTLKNKIRGIGFINENAEKEFKEVEKEYLSLKASLEDILQSKQKLEEMINNINSEIEKIVSNSLEDISRIITDVFREIFGGGGVRIEIDKNDLIEGGIELSVNIPGKKVRNLLLLSGGEKALVGIIFVFSALMITNTPIVILDEVDASLDDENTERFKRLILSFKDKTQFIIVSHNKSTIELCQDIYGVTMEEKGVSKVVSYRLQDLAV; encoded by the coding sequence ATGCCCGTTTTTCTTAAGAAAGTTGAGCTTTTCGGTTTTAAATCTTTTGCAGACAGAAGTAAGATTGAGTTCAACTCTCCGGTTACCGCAATCATTGGACCAAATGGAAGCGGCAAAAGTAACATAATTGATGCAATACGATGGGTATTAGGAGAAAGTAGCTCAAAAGCCCTAAGAGGTAACACTTTTGAAGATATTATCTTCGCAGGATCCCAATATAGGCCTTCCCTAAGCGTAGCCGAGGTATCTCTTCTTTTTGATAACACAACAAGAATATTACCCATTCCAATAGATGAAGTTGAAATCCTAAAAAGATACTACAGATCTGGGGAAGGGAAAATTCTTATAAACAAGCAAGAGGTAAGAGTAAAGGACGTAGTAAACCTTTTTCTAGGAACGGGTTTTGGGAAAGAAGGATTTTCAATAATAGGACAGGGAGAAATAGAAAAACTTGTTGTAGGAACACCGCAAGAGAAAAGAGATTATGTAGACGAACTACTTGGTTTAAGTAAGGTAAAATTTAAGAAAAAGGAAGCAGAAAAAAGACTACTTGAGGTAAACTCAAACCTTACAACACTTATTGCTAGATTTGAGTCAATAGAAAAAGATTACAACAGACTTAAGATTGAACTAGAAAAACTCAACATATACAGAAAACTCTCCGAAAAACTAGAACACCTTGAAAAGCTCCTTTCATTGCTTAAAGTAATCCACTACCAGCAAGAACTAACTCCCCTACTCCTAGAAAGAGAAGCAATAGAAAAAGAAATAAAATCCCTAAACGATAAACTACAAGAGTTCACCAATTCCCTCTCATACTTAGACACCCTACTCCAAGAAGAAAATAACCTACTCTCCATAAAAAGAGAAGAACTAAACGAAGTTGAGAAACTAATAAAATCCAAAGAACTAGAAAAGAAATCTCTAGAAACAAAGATAGAAATGTCCAAACGAACTATTGACATATACACCTCCTCCATAACAAAAGAACTTCAAAGAAAAGAAGAACTAGAAAAAGAGAAACTCCTACTACTTGAAACAATAGAGAAACTCTCAAATGAAGCAACTGAAATTCAACACCACACCCACGAACTAAAAGAAACTATCAAAAATACTGAAACCGAAAAAGGTGAACTTGAAAACCAAAAGGAAAAACTACTATCAAAAGTAGAATCTATAAAAACAATAATCTCAAAAATAGATACTCTATCAAAGGAAACAAACTGGCTTTACTCAAAGAAGGAAGAACTAATAAAATCTAAAGCTGAGTTATCAACTCTCATCCAAGAGATAGAAAAGTCTTTAAATGAAACAAAAGCAGAAAGAGACAGAATAGTTCTAGAAATAGAGAACCTAAGACAGGAAGCAGACACTATCTCCCCAGAACTATCCCGAAAGCTATTAAATATAAAAACACTTGAAGATAAAGCTAACGAAATACAGACCTTAATAAGCAACCTCTCAAAACAGTCCGAAAGAATGTTTCAAGAGTTCTCAAACAATATAAGTAGTAGTGCAATAAAGATAGGAGAATTCATAAGCCAAGTAGACCTAACCTCTCAGCAAATTACAAATATCTGCGAAATAATCCTAAGCCAAAAACTGGAACAACAAGAAATCAAGATAAAAGTAGAAGAAATAAAACAACTATCAACAACACTCTATGAAAAAATTAAGACCTTACCATACCTATCAACCGCAACTGAATTCATATCAAAGAAGATAGAGATAGATGAAAACATCCTATCACTGAGAAAATCCTTTGAGGAAATCCAAGAAAAAATCTACGTCCAAAAGGATGAGATTTCAGAACTGCGTGAGAAGCAAAAAAGAACTGAGATAATACTATCAACAAAAGAACAGGAGCTTACGAAAAACGAAAAACTCATTGAATCCCTGCAAAAAGAACTTAAGGACAAACTCCAAAAACTGGAAAGCTTGGATAAAGATCTAAAACAAATTCTATCTGATATCCAAAGCCTTCAACTTGACTCCGCAAACATTCTAACCAAACTGTCAAACTTAGACATTGATAGTAGTAACACTCCCTCAGAAGAGAAAACAACAGAACCAGACCTATCTCAGCTAAAGCCTTACCTAGAGGAAAAACTAAAAGCCCTATCCCTAAAAGAGATTGAGGAAAAAATTAAGGAAAAAGATATCCTGATCTCCCACAAAAGAAGTGAACTCTTGCAACTTGAAACCAAAAACACAATAATCCACTCAGATATCAAGTCATCAAGAGAAAGAATAAGAAAAATTGAAGAAGAAACGGAGAAAATAAAAGAATTTACAACAGCTAAGCAAAAAGATATACTAACCGAAGAAGAAAACATTAAAAATTACCAAATACTACTAGAAAACTTAACACTCACCCTTGAAGAACTCTCAAACCAGAGAGACAACCTTCTAAAAGTAGTTTCAGAAAAATCCTTAAACATAAAAGAGCTTAACCAAAAGTATAGAGAAACCACAAACAAGAAAGAAGAAATTTCTAAAAAAGTTAGCCAACTTGAAAAACAACTTCTGCTAACAGAAGAAAAGATTAAATCACTACAAAACAATATAGAGACAACAAATCTCCAACTAGCAGAGAAGTACGGATTGACAATAAAGGAAATTGAAAATCTGTTTTCTCAGGAAGAACTAGGAAAGTCTCTAGAAGAAATAACTAAAGAAACCTTAACCTTGAAAAATAAAATAAGAGGGATAGGATTTATAAATGAGAATGCGGAAAAAGAATTTAAAGAAGTTGAGAAAGAATACCTATCCCTAAAAGCAAGCCTAGAGGATATCCTTCAAAGCAAACAAAAACTTGAAGAAATGATAAACAACATAAACAGTGAAATAGAAAAGATTGTCTCAAACTCCCTGGAGGACATTAGTAGAATAATAACAGATGTGTTTAGAGAAATCTTTGGAGGAGGGGGAGTAAGAATAGAAATTGATAAAAACGATCTAATAGAAGGAGGAATAGAACTTAGTGTAAACATTCCTGGGAAAAAAGTGAGAAACTTATTACTTCTGTCAGGTGGAGAAAAAGCCCTAGTCGGAATAATATTCGTCTTCTCCGCCCTTATGATAACCAACACTCCTATCGTAATACTAGATGAAGTAGATGCTTCACTTGATGACGAAAACACCGAAAGGTTTAAAAGACTAATACTCTCCTTCAAAGACAAAACACAATTCATAATTGTCTCCCATAACAAATCAACAATAGAACTCTGTCAGGATATATACGGAGTTACAATGGAAGAAAAAGGTGTCTCTAAGGTCGTATCCTACAGACTCCAGGATCTGGCAGTGTAA